The genomic interval AGCAACTGAAGAATCATTATTGGTGCTTCTAGGCTTAGGAAACGACTCCAGATAGTAATctctaacaaaaagaaaaaaaaatacaaacacttcTTCAAGACTCTGTGCTTTTTGATCACATTGAAGGCTGGATTCTTTcacatggaaaaaagaaaaatgaaaaaagtctcACTGGTGCATTTTTTCGTCAAGAAAAATCTTCCCTAACAAGTTCCTAGTCGAGCGATGGATCGACATTCTCTCTTCCAAATCACAAAGTATTTTGTTCTATCTCCAGCTACAGAGTTACTGCTCTTTGTTGTCTTTCTGTGTTGGGTCGCAGTTGGATTCTTTCTCCTCTTCCACCAGAAACTCTTCTGGTGGCCATCGCAACTCCCCGCTCTCTACATCTCCTTCTGTGGGTTCCACCACTATGGAGGGAAGTCTGTCCTTGAGTTTGCAGCAACGCTCGAAGTCCGATGGATCTGGGAAGatctgaaagaagaaaacaaagaggTGAGCTCCAATTACCATCTATAAGAACAATCCCAACTGGCAAGGTTCATAAATTCCGCTTATCTAACTGATCATCAAGTGACCCACTTTTGCTTTCACAAGAGCAATACAATGGACAAGGTTAAATTAGGCAACCTGGTCAAAGGTAATTTCCAACATTTGTGGGAGCCACATGTCCATTGGAAACAATTGGAAAGTCTAAGCTGACCCAAATTTGGAGCTCATGTTGCATGCTTGTGAAAGTGTTAAAGCCTGTGGTTATCCGAGGCAAATGTCACCTTACCAGTTGGGTAATACTAGCAATTGGATGATAATGATCATGCAACAAGCAAATGAGTGATTTCCCAGGCAAGGAAGCCAGGAGCcactgcacctaaaaaaaacctgtCCATATTTGCAGAATGTTGGGTTGATCATCAGTTCCAATCAAATCAGAATTTTTCATAATCAATGGAGGCTAAATATGGCCACCTTTTTAGAAACTAGCTCCTGGTTATgtataggtagaaaaaaaaaaagaaaaagattactTGGTAAGTCATTGATTCCAAATCTTCATGCCTGACCTATTTCTAAAATCAGAGCTTTTTGGAGTTGACGGGAGAcctttatattacaataatagcTTGCCTGCTTCATAAGCTCCCCCATCAACATGCCTACTTCAATGATATCTAACAATTTGCCTTTGGTTCCTTATGGGCTGGATGTTGTGTATTGATGCTACGGGGCTCCATTTTT from Pyxicephalus adspersus chromosome 4, UCB_Pads_2.0, whole genome shotgun sequence carries:
- the LBH gene encoding protein LBH — translated: MSVFYPIPCTDYLRSAEMTEVIMNTQPMDEIGLSPRKDSYQIFPDPSDFERCCKLKDRLPSIVVEPTEGDVESGELRWPPEEFLVEEEKESNCDPTQKDNKEQ